One Peromyscus leucopus breed LL Stock chromosome 4, UCI_PerLeu_2.1, whole genome shotgun sequence genomic region harbors:
- the Uckl1 gene encoding uridine-cytidine kinase-like 1 isoform X11: MIIEALDVPWVVLLSMDSFYKVLTQQQQEQAACNNFNFDHPDAFDFDLIISTLKKLKQGRSVQVPIYDFTTHSRKKDWKTLYGANVIIFEGIMAFADKTLLELLDMKIFVDTDSDIRLVRRLRRDISERGRDIEGVIKQYNKFVKPAFDQYIQPTMRLADIVVPRGSGNTVAIDLIVQHVHSQLEERKLRWDMAALASAHQCHPLPQTLSVLKSTPQVRGMHTIIRDKETSRDEFIFYSKRLMRLLIEHALSFLPFQIPQLTMQDCTVQTPQGQDYVGKCYAGKQITGVSILRAGETMEPALRAVCKDVRIGTILIQTNQLTGEPELHYLRLPKDISDDHVILMDCTVSTGAAAMMAVRVLLDHDVPEDKIFLLSLLMAEMGVHSVAYAFPRVRIITTAVDKRVNDLFRIIPGIGNFGDRYFGTDAVPDGSDEEETASVG; encoded by the exons ATGATCATTGAAGCACTAGATGTGCCTTGGGTGGTCCTGCTGTCCATGGATTCCTTCTATAAG GTtctgacacagcagcagcaggaacaggcTGCCTGCAACAATTTCAACTTTGACCACCCTGATGCCTTCGACTTTGATCTCATCATTTCCACCCTCAAGAAACTAAAGCAGGGCAGGAGCGTCCAAGTACCCATCTATGACTTCACCACTCATAGCCGGAAAAAGGACTGG AAAACACTATATGGTGCAAATGTCATCATCTTTGAGGGTATTATGGCCTTTGCTGACAAGACACTGCTGGAG CTCCTAGACATGAAGATCTTTGTAGACACTGACTCTGACATCCGACTGGTACGGCGGCTACGCCGGGACATCAGTGAGCGAGGTCGGGACATTGAGGGTGTCATTAAGCAGTACAACAAGTTTGTCAAGCCTGCCTTTGATCAGTATATCCAGCCCACCATGCGCCTGGCAGATATTGTGGTGCCCAGAG GGAGCGGGAATACAGTAGCCATTGACCTGATTGTGCAGCATGTCCACAGCCAGCTGGAAGAG AGGAAGCTGCGTTGGGATAT GGCCGCTTTGGCCTCAGCTCACCAGTGCCATCCCCTTCCCCAGACGTTGAGTGTCCTCAAGAGTACACCACAGGTACGGGGCATGCACACCATCATCAG GGACAAGGAGACCAGCCGGGATGAATTCATTTTCTACTCCAAAAGATTAATGCGGCTGCTTATTGAACATGCACTGTCCTTCCTACCCTTCCAG ATACCCCAACTCACTATGCAGGACTGCACTGTACAGACCCCACAGGGGCAAGACTACGTGGGAAAGTGCTATGCTGGAAAGCAG ATCACCGGAGTGTCCATTCTTCGTGCAGGGGAAACCATGGAGCCTGCACTGCGTGCTGTGTGTAAGGATGTGCGCATCGGCACTATCCTCATCCAGACCAACCAGCTCACAGGGGAGCCTGAG CTCCACTACCTGAGACTTCCCAAGGATATTAGTGATGACCATGTGATCCTGATGGACTGCACAGTATCCACAGGTGCTGCAGCCATGATGGCTGTACGTGTACTGCTG GACCATGATGTGCCAGAGGACAAGATCTTCTTGCTATCCCTGCTCATGGCAGAGATGGGTGTGCACTCTGTGGCCTATGCATTCCCACGTGTAAGAATCATCACCACAGCTGTGGACAAGCGTGTCAATGACCTTTTCCGTATCATCCCAGGCATTG GGAATTTTGGTGATCGCTACTTTGGGACAGACGCAGTTCCTGACggcagtgatgaggaagagaCAGCCTCTGTGGGCTAG
- the Uckl1 gene encoding uridine-cytidine kinase-like 1 isoform X10: protein MSSPPAYPGIRISGCWTLGEEGSSNAGALDRLLPPVGTRRSPRKRTTSQCKSEPPLLRTSKRTIYTAGRPPWYNEHGTQSKEAFAIGLGGGSASGKTTVARMIIEALDVPWVVLLSMDSFYKVLTQQQQEQAACNNFNFDHPDAFDFDLIISTLKKLKQGRSVQVPIYDFTTHSRKKDWKTLYGANVIIFEGIMAFADKTLLELLDMKIFVDTDSDIRLVRRLRRDISERGRDIEGVIKQYNKFVKPAFDQYIQPTMRLADIVVPRGSGNTVAIDLIVQHVHSQLEERELSVRAALASAHQCHPLPQTLSVLKSTPQVRGMHTIIRDKETSRDEFIFYSKRLMRLLIEHALSFLPFQDCTVQTPQGQDYVGKCYAGKQITGVSILRAGETMEPALRAVCKDVRIGTILIQTNQLTGEPELHYLRLPKDISDDHVILMDCTVSTGAAAMMAVRVLLDHDVPEDKIFLLSLLMAEMGVHSVAYAFPRVRIITTAVDKRVNDLFRIIPGIGNFGDRYFGTDAVPDGSDEEETASVG, encoded by the exons ATGAGCAGCCCCCCAGCTTACCCTGGCATCAGGATCTCAGGGTGCTGGACTCTTGGAGAAGAAGGCAG CAGCAATGCAGGGGCCTTGGACAGACTTCTCCCACCAGTGGGTACCAGGCGCTCACCCCGGAAGCGCACCACCAGCCAGTGCAAGTCAGAGCCACCCCTGCTTCGTACAAGCAAACGTACCATCTACACAGCCGGGAGGCCACCATGGTACAATGAACATGGCACACAGTCCAAGGAGGCCTTTGCCATTG GTTTGGGAGGTGGCAGTGCATCTGGGAAGACTACTGTGGCCAGAATGATCATTGAAGCACTAGATGTGCCTTGGGTGGTCCTGCTGTCCATGGATTCCTTCTATAAG GTtctgacacagcagcagcaggaacaggcTGCCTGCAACAATTTCAACTTTGACCACCCTGATGCCTTCGACTTTGATCTCATCATTTCCACCCTCAAGAAACTAAAGCAGGGCAGGAGCGTCCAAGTACCCATCTATGACTTCACCACTCATAGCCGGAAAAAGGACTGG AAAACACTATATGGTGCAAATGTCATCATCTTTGAGGGTATTATGGCCTTTGCTGACAAGACACTGCTGGAG CTCCTAGACATGAAGATCTTTGTAGACACTGACTCTGACATCCGACTGGTACGGCGGCTACGCCGGGACATCAGTGAGCGAGGTCGGGACATTGAGGGTGTCATTAAGCAGTACAACAAGTTTGTCAAGCCTGCCTTTGATCAGTATATCCAGCCCACCATGCGCCTGGCAGATATTGTGGTGCCCAGAG GGAGCGGGAATACAGTAGCCATTGACCTGATTGTGCAGCATGTCCACAGCCAGCTGGAAGAG CGTGAACTCAGCGTCAG GGCCGCTTTGGCCTCAGCTCACCAGTGCCATCCCCTTCCCCAGACGTTGAGTGTCCTCAAGAGTACACCACAGGTACGGGGCATGCACACCATCATCAG GGACAAGGAGACCAGCCGGGATGAATTCATTTTCTACTCCAAAAGATTAATGCGGCTGCTTATTGAACATGCACTGTCCTTCCTACCCTTCCAG GACTGCACTGTACAGACCCCACAGGGGCAAGACTACGTGGGAAAGTGCTATGCTGGAAAGCAG ATCACCGGAGTGTCCATTCTTCGTGCAGGGGAAACCATGGAGCCTGCACTGCGTGCTGTGTGTAAGGATGTGCGCATCGGCACTATCCTCATCCAGACCAACCAGCTCACAGGGGAGCCTGAG CTCCACTACCTGAGACTTCCCAAGGATATTAGTGATGACCATGTGATCCTGATGGACTGCACAGTATCCACAGGTGCTGCAGCCATGATGGCTGTACGTGTACTGCTG GACCATGATGTGCCAGAGGACAAGATCTTCTTGCTATCCCTGCTCATGGCAGAGATGGGTGTGCACTCTGTGGCCTATGCATTCCCACGTGTAAGAATCATCACCACAGCTGTGGACAAGCGTGTCAATGACCTTTTCCGTATCATCCCAGGCATTG GGAATTTTGGTGATCGCTACTTTGGGACAGACGCAGTTCCTGACggcagtgatgaggaagagaCAGCCTCTGTGGGCTAG
- the Uckl1 gene encoding uridine-cytidine kinase-like 1 isoform X4 produces MAAPPASADAAPSPLQSTVAPDVPGRSAEQNETACEDRSNAGALDRLLPPVGTRRSPRKRTTSQCKSEPPLLRTSKRTIYTAGRPPWYNEHGTQSKEAFAIGLGGGSASGKTTVARMIIEALDVPWVVLLSMDSFYKVLTQQQQEQAACNNFNFDHPDAFDFDLIISTLKKLKQGRSVQVPIYDFTTHSRKKDWKTLYGANVIIFEGIMAFADKTLLELLDMKIFVDTDSDIRLVRRLRRDISERGRDIEGVIKQYNKFVKPAFDQYIQPTMRLADIVVPRGSGNTVAIDLIVQHVHSQLEERKLRWDMAALASAHQCHPLPQTLSVLKSTPQVRGMHTIIRDKETSRDEFIFYSKRLMRLLIEHALSFLPFQDCTVQTPQGQDYVGKCYAGKQITGVSILRAGETMEPALRAVCKDVRIGTILIQTNQLTGEPELHYLRLPKDISDDHVILMDCTVSTGAAAMMAVRVLLDHDVPEDKIFLLSLLMAEMGVHSVAYAFPRVRIITTAVDKRVNDLFRIIPGIGNFGDRYFGTDAVPDGSDEEETASVG; encoded by the exons ATGGCTGCGCCGCCGGCCTCCGCGGACGCTGCCCCTTCGCCCCTACAATCCACTGTGGCCCCAGACGTGCCTGGCCGCTCGGCCGAGCAGAATGAGACTGCGTGTGAGGACCG CAGCAATGCAGGGGCCTTGGACAGACTTCTCCCACCAGTGGGTACCAGGCGCTCACCCCGGAAGCGCACCACCAGCCAGTGCAAGTCAGAGCCACCCCTGCTTCGTACAAGCAAACGTACCATCTACACAGCCGGGAGGCCACCATGGTACAATGAACATGGCACACAGTCCAAGGAGGCCTTTGCCATTG GTTTGGGAGGTGGCAGTGCATCTGGGAAGACTACTGTGGCCAGAATGATCATTGAAGCACTAGATGTGCCTTGGGTGGTCCTGCTGTCCATGGATTCCTTCTATAAG GTtctgacacagcagcagcaggaacaggcTGCCTGCAACAATTTCAACTTTGACCACCCTGATGCCTTCGACTTTGATCTCATCATTTCCACCCTCAAGAAACTAAAGCAGGGCAGGAGCGTCCAAGTACCCATCTATGACTTCACCACTCATAGCCGGAAAAAGGACTGG AAAACACTATATGGTGCAAATGTCATCATCTTTGAGGGTATTATGGCCTTTGCTGACAAGACACTGCTGGAG CTCCTAGACATGAAGATCTTTGTAGACACTGACTCTGACATCCGACTGGTACGGCGGCTACGCCGGGACATCAGTGAGCGAGGTCGGGACATTGAGGGTGTCATTAAGCAGTACAACAAGTTTGTCAAGCCTGCCTTTGATCAGTATATCCAGCCCACCATGCGCCTGGCAGATATTGTGGTGCCCAGAG GGAGCGGGAATACAGTAGCCATTGACCTGATTGTGCAGCATGTCCACAGCCAGCTGGAAGAG AGGAAGCTGCGTTGGGATAT GGCCGCTTTGGCCTCAGCTCACCAGTGCCATCCCCTTCCCCAGACGTTGAGTGTCCTCAAGAGTACACCACAGGTACGGGGCATGCACACCATCATCAG GGACAAGGAGACCAGCCGGGATGAATTCATTTTCTACTCCAAAAGATTAATGCGGCTGCTTATTGAACATGCACTGTCCTTCCTACCCTTCCAG GACTGCACTGTACAGACCCCACAGGGGCAAGACTACGTGGGAAAGTGCTATGCTGGAAAGCAG ATCACCGGAGTGTCCATTCTTCGTGCAGGGGAAACCATGGAGCCTGCACTGCGTGCTGTGTGTAAGGATGTGCGCATCGGCACTATCCTCATCCAGACCAACCAGCTCACAGGGGAGCCTGAG CTCCACTACCTGAGACTTCCCAAGGATATTAGTGATGACCATGTGATCCTGATGGACTGCACAGTATCCACAGGTGCTGCAGCCATGATGGCTGTACGTGTACTGCTG GACCATGATGTGCCAGAGGACAAGATCTTCTTGCTATCCCTGCTCATGGCAGAGATGGGTGTGCACTCTGTGGCCTATGCATTCCCACGTGTAAGAATCATCACCACAGCTGTGGACAAGCGTGTCAATGACCTTTTCCGTATCATCCCAGGCATTG GGAATTTTGGTGATCGCTACTTTGGGACAGACGCAGTTCCTGACggcagtgatgaggaagagaCAGCCTCTGTGGGCTAG
- the Uckl1 gene encoding uridine-cytidine kinase-like 1 isoform X9, protein MAAPPASADAAPSPLQSTVAPDVPGRSAEQNETACEDRSNAGALDRLLPPVGTRRSPRKRTTSQCKSEPPLLRTSKRTIYTAGRPPWYNEHGTQSKEAFAIGLGGGSASGKTTVARMIIEALDVPWVVLLSMDSFYKVLTQQQQEQAACNNFNFDHPDAFDFDLIISTLKKLKQGRSVQVPIYDFTTHSRKKDWKTLYGANVIIFEGIMAFADKTLLELLDMKIFVDTDSDIRLVRRLRRDISERGRDIEGVIKQYNKFVKPAFDQYIQPTMRLADIVVPRGSGNTVAIDLIVQHVHSQLEETLSVLKSTPQVRGMHTIIRDKETSRDEFIFYSKRLMRLLIEHALSFLPFQIPQLTMQDCTVQTPQGQDYVGKCYAGKQITGVSILRAGETMEPALRAVCKDVRIGTILIQTNQLTGEPELHYLRLPKDISDDHVILMDCTVSTGAAAMMAVRVLLDHDVPEDKIFLLSLLMAEMGVHSVAYAFPRVRIITTAVDKRVNDLFRIIPGIGNFGDRYFGTDAVPDGSDEEETASVG, encoded by the exons ATGGCTGCGCCGCCGGCCTCCGCGGACGCTGCCCCTTCGCCCCTACAATCCACTGTGGCCCCAGACGTGCCTGGCCGCTCGGCCGAGCAGAATGAGACTGCGTGTGAGGACCG CAGCAATGCAGGGGCCTTGGACAGACTTCTCCCACCAGTGGGTACCAGGCGCTCACCCCGGAAGCGCACCACCAGCCAGTGCAAGTCAGAGCCACCCCTGCTTCGTACAAGCAAACGTACCATCTACACAGCCGGGAGGCCACCATGGTACAATGAACATGGCACACAGTCCAAGGAGGCCTTTGCCATTG GTTTGGGAGGTGGCAGTGCATCTGGGAAGACTACTGTGGCCAGAATGATCATTGAAGCACTAGATGTGCCTTGGGTGGTCCTGCTGTCCATGGATTCCTTCTATAAG GTtctgacacagcagcagcaggaacaggcTGCCTGCAACAATTTCAACTTTGACCACCCTGATGCCTTCGACTTTGATCTCATCATTTCCACCCTCAAGAAACTAAAGCAGGGCAGGAGCGTCCAAGTACCCATCTATGACTTCACCACTCATAGCCGGAAAAAGGACTGG AAAACACTATATGGTGCAAATGTCATCATCTTTGAGGGTATTATGGCCTTTGCTGACAAGACACTGCTGGAG CTCCTAGACATGAAGATCTTTGTAGACACTGACTCTGACATCCGACTGGTACGGCGGCTACGCCGGGACATCAGTGAGCGAGGTCGGGACATTGAGGGTGTCATTAAGCAGTACAACAAGTTTGTCAAGCCTGCCTTTGATCAGTATATCCAGCCCACCATGCGCCTGGCAGATATTGTGGTGCCCAGAG GGAGCGGGAATACAGTAGCCATTGACCTGATTGTGCAGCATGTCCACAGCCAGCTGGAAGAG ACGTTGAGTGTCCTCAAGAGTACACCACAGGTACGGGGCATGCACACCATCATCAG GGACAAGGAGACCAGCCGGGATGAATTCATTTTCTACTCCAAAAGATTAATGCGGCTGCTTATTGAACATGCACTGTCCTTCCTACCCTTCCAG ATACCCCAACTCACTATGCAGGACTGCACTGTACAGACCCCACAGGGGCAAGACTACGTGGGAAAGTGCTATGCTGGAAAGCAG ATCACCGGAGTGTCCATTCTTCGTGCAGGGGAAACCATGGAGCCTGCACTGCGTGCTGTGTGTAAGGATGTGCGCATCGGCACTATCCTCATCCAGACCAACCAGCTCACAGGGGAGCCTGAG CTCCACTACCTGAGACTTCCCAAGGATATTAGTGATGACCATGTGATCCTGATGGACTGCACAGTATCCACAGGTGCTGCAGCCATGATGGCTGTACGTGTACTGCTG GACCATGATGTGCCAGAGGACAAGATCTTCTTGCTATCCCTGCTCATGGCAGAGATGGGTGTGCACTCTGTGGCCTATGCATTCCCACGTGTAAGAATCATCACCACAGCTGTGGACAAGCGTGTCAATGACCTTTTCCGTATCATCCCAGGCATTG GGAATTTTGGTGATCGCTACTTTGGGACAGACGCAGTTCCTGACggcagtgatgaggaagagaCAGCCTCTGTGGGCTAG
- the Uckl1 gene encoding uridine-cytidine kinase-like 1 isoform X5 yields the protein MAAPPASADAAPSPLQSTVAPDVPGRSAEQNETACEDRSNAGALDRLLPPVGTRRSPRKRTTSQCKSEPPLLRTSKRTIYTAGRPPWYNEHGTQSKEAFAIGLGGGSASGKTTVARMIIEALDVPWVVLLSMDSFYKVLTQQQQEQAACNNFNFDHPDAFDFDLIISTLKKLKQGRSVQVPIYDFTTHSRKKDWKTLYGANVIIFEGIMAFADKTLLELLDMKIFVDTDSDIRLVRRLRRDISERGRDIEGVIKQYNKFVKPAFDQYIQPTMRLADIVVPRGSGNTVAIDLIVQHVHSQLEERELSVRAALASAHQCHPLPQTLSVLKSTPQVRGMHTIIRDKETSRDEFIFYSKRLMRLLIEHALSFLPFQDCTVQTPQGQDYVGKCYAGKQITGVSILRAGETMEPALRAVCKDVRIGTILIQTNQLTGEPELHYLRLPKDISDDHVILMDCTVSTGAAAMMAVRVLLDHDVPEDKIFLLSLLMAEMGVHSVAYAFPRVRIITTAVDKRVNDLFRIIPGIGNFGDRYFGTDAVPDGSDEEETASVG from the exons ATGGCTGCGCCGCCGGCCTCCGCGGACGCTGCCCCTTCGCCCCTACAATCCACTGTGGCCCCAGACGTGCCTGGCCGCTCGGCCGAGCAGAATGAGACTGCGTGTGAGGACCG CAGCAATGCAGGGGCCTTGGACAGACTTCTCCCACCAGTGGGTACCAGGCGCTCACCCCGGAAGCGCACCACCAGCCAGTGCAAGTCAGAGCCACCCCTGCTTCGTACAAGCAAACGTACCATCTACACAGCCGGGAGGCCACCATGGTACAATGAACATGGCACACAGTCCAAGGAGGCCTTTGCCATTG GTTTGGGAGGTGGCAGTGCATCTGGGAAGACTACTGTGGCCAGAATGATCATTGAAGCACTAGATGTGCCTTGGGTGGTCCTGCTGTCCATGGATTCCTTCTATAAG GTtctgacacagcagcagcaggaacaggcTGCCTGCAACAATTTCAACTTTGACCACCCTGATGCCTTCGACTTTGATCTCATCATTTCCACCCTCAAGAAACTAAAGCAGGGCAGGAGCGTCCAAGTACCCATCTATGACTTCACCACTCATAGCCGGAAAAAGGACTGG AAAACACTATATGGTGCAAATGTCATCATCTTTGAGGGTATTATGGCCTTTGCTGACAAGACACTGCTGGAG CTCCTAGACATGAAGATCTTTGTAGACACTGACTCTGACATCCGACTGGTACGGCGGCTACGCCGGGACATCAGTGAGCGAGGTCGGGACATTGAGGGTGTCATTAAGCAGTACAACAAGTTTGTCAAGCCTGCCTTTGATCAGTATATCCAGCCCACCATGCGCCTGGCAGATATTGTGGTGCCCAGAG GGAGCGGGAATACAGTAGCCATTGACCTGATTGTGCAGCATGTCCACAGCCAGCTGGAAGAG CGTGAACTCAGCGTCAG GGCCGCTTTGGCCTCAGCTCACCAGTGCCATCCCCTTCCCCAGACGTTGAGTGTCCTCAAGAGTACACCACAGGTACGGGGCATGCACACCATCATCAG GGACAAGGAGACCAGCCGGGATGAATTCATTTTCTACTCCAAAAGATTAATGCGGCTGCTTATTGAACATGCACTGTCCTTCCTACCCTTCCAG GACTGCACTGTACAGACCCCACAGGGGCAAGACTACGTGGGAAAGTGCTATGCTGGAAAGCAG ATCACCGGAGTGTCCATTCTTCGTGCAGGGGAAACCATGGAGCCTGCACTGCGTGCTGTGTGTAAGGATGTGCGCATCGGCACTATCCTCATCCAGACCAACCAGCTCACAGGGGAGCCTGAG CTCCACTACCTGAGACTTCCCAAGGATATTAGTGATGACCATGTGATCCTGATGGACTGCACAGTATCCACAGGTGCTGCAGCCATGATGGCTGTACGTGTACTGCTG GACCATGATGTGCCAGAGGACAAGATCTTCTTGCTATCCCTGCTCATGGCAGAGATGGGTGTGCACTCTGTGGCCTATGCATTCCCACGTGTAAGAATCATCACCACAGCTGTGGACAAGCGTGTCAATGACCTTTTCCGTATCATCCCAGGCATTG GGAATTTTGGTGATCGCTACTTTGGGACAGACGCAGTTCCTGACggcagtgatgaggaagagaCAGCCTCTGTGGGCTAG
- the Uckl1 gene encoding uridine-cytidine kinase-like 1 isoform X8, producing the protein MSSPPAYPGIRISGCWTLGEEGSSNAGALDRLLPPVGTRRSPRKRTTSQCKSEPPLLRTSKRTIYTAGRPPWYNEHGTQSKEAFAIGLGGGSASGKTTVARMIIEALDVPWVVLLSMDSFYKVLTQQQQEQAACNNFNFDHPDAFDFDLIISTLKKLKQGRSVQVPIYDFTTHSRKKDWKTLYGANVIIFEGIMAFADKTLLELLDMKIFVDTDSDIRLVRRLRRDISERGRDIEGVIKQYNKFVKPAFDQYIQPTMRLADIVVPRGSGNTVAIDLIVQHVHSQLEERKLRWDMAALASAHQCHPLPQTLSVLKSTPQVRGMHTIIRDKETSRDEFIFYSKRLMRLLIEHALSFLPFQIPQLTMQDCTVQTPQGQDYVGKCYAGKQITGVSILRAGETMEPALRAVCKDVRIGTILIQTNQLTGEPELHYLRLPKDISDDHVILMDCTVSTGAAAMMAVRVLLDHDVPEDKIFLLSLLMAEMGVHSVAYAFPRVRIITTAVDKRVNDLFRIIPGIGNFGDRYFGTDAVPDGSDEEETASVG; encoded by the exons ATGAGCAGCCCCCCAGCTTACCCTGGCATCAGGATCTCAGGGTGCTGGACTCTTGGAGAAGAAGGCAG CAGCAATGCAGGGGCCTTGGACAGACTTCTCCCACCAGTGGGTACCAGGCGCTCACCCCGGAAGCGCACCACCAGCCAGTGCAAGTCAGAGCCACCCCTGCTTCGTACAAGCAAACGTACCATCTACACAGCCGGGAGGCCACCATGGTACAATGAACATGGCACACAGTCCAAGGAGGCCTTTGCCATTG GTTTGGGAGGTGGCAGTGCATCTGGGAAGACTACTGTGGCCAGAATGATCATTGAAGCACTAGATGTGCCTTGGGTGGTCCTGCTGTCCATGGATTCCTTCTATAAG GTtctgacacagcagcagcaggaacaggcTGCCTGCAACAATTTCAACTTTGACCACCCTGATGCCTTCGACTTTGATCTCATCATTTCCACCCTCAAGAAACTAAAGCAGGGCAGGAGCGTCCAAGTACCCATCTATGACTTCACCACTCATAGCCGGAAAAAGGACTGG AAAACACTATATGGTGCAAATGTCATCATCTTTGAGGGTATTATGGCCTTTGCTGACAAGACACTGCTGGAG CTCCTAGACATGAAGATCTTTGTAGACACTGACTCTGACATCCGACTGGTACGGCGGCTACGCCGGGACATCAGTGAGCGAGGTCGGGACATTGAGGGTGTCATTAAGCAGTACAACAAGTTTGTCAAGCCTGCCTTTGATCAGTATATCCAGCCCACCATGCGCCTGGCAGATATTGTGGTGCCCAGAG GGAGCGGGAATACAGTAGCCATTGACCTGATTGTGCAGCATGTCCACAGCCAGCTGGAAGAG AGGAAGCTGCGTTGGGATAT GGCCGCTTTGGCCTCAGCTCACCAGTGCCATCCCCTTCCCCAGACGTTGAGTGTCCTCAAGAGTACACCACAGGTACGGGGCATGCACACCATCATCAG GGACAAGGAGACCAGCCGGGATGAATTCATTTTCTACTCCAAAAGATTAATGCGGCTGCTTATTGAACATGCACTGTCCTTCCTACCCTTCCAG ATACCCCAACTCACTATGCAGGACTGCACTGTACAGACCCCACAGGGGCAAGACTACGTGGGAAAGTGCTATGCTGGAAAGCAG ATCACCGGAGTGTCCATTCTTCGTGCAGGGGAAACCATGGAGCCTGCACTGCGTGCTGTGTGTAAGGATGTGCGCATCGGCACTATCCTCATCCAGACCAACCAGCTCACAGGGGAGCCTGAG CTCCACTACCTGAGACTTCCCAAGGATATTAGTGATGACCATGTGATCCTGATGGACTGCACAGTATCCACAGGTGCTGCAGCCATGATGGCTGTACGTGTACTGCTG GACCATGATGTGCCAGAGGACAAGATCTTCTTGCTATCCCTGCTCATGGCAGAGATGGGTGTGCACTCTGTGGCCTATGCATTCCCACGTGTAAGAATCATCACCACAGCTGTGGACAAGCGTGTCAATGACCTTTTCCGTATCATCCCAGGCATTG GGAATTTTGGTGATCGCTACTTTGGGACAGACGCAGTTCCTGACggcagtgatgaggaagagaCAGCCTCTGTGGGCTAG